One segment of Alistipes finegoldii DSM 17242 DNA contains the following:
- the ftsH gene encoding ATP-dependent zinc metalloprotease FtsH — protein sequence MNMNMPRPSMLWIYGLIGAFIIGWYVFGDVNDTPLPSDWTTVREMVEKGDVEKIQVVNRDQAQVFLKKEAAEQYRRDTVDKRFKRLPETGVQLTFTIGSVDSFREDLKNAEQQSGQTVPVVYENKANDWTNVLVNLLPWVLIIGVWIFIMRSMSRGAGGGAGGGIMNVGKAKAQVFDKDASKRVTFKDVAGLEEAKVEIMEIVDFLKKSEKYKELGAKIPKGALLVGPPGTGKTLLAKAVAGEANVPFLSISGSDFVEMFVGVGASRVRDLFEQAKQKAPCIVFIDEIDAIGRARGKNAGFSGNDERENTLNQLLTEMDGFQTNTGVIVLAATNRADILDKALMRAGRFDRQIEVGLPDVKEREAIFNVHLRPLKLDPQLDREFLARQTPGFSGADIANVCNEAALIAARHNKKFVSKEDFLAAIDRIVGGLEKPNMPMTAAERRATAIHEAGHATVMWSLPQCDPVLKVTVVPRGRSLGATWYVPDERRIHVTNEALQERLAGLLGGRIAEEVNYGTLGAGALSDLERATETAYAMVAYYGMSKKIGPISYYDSSGTRDTFTKPFSEQTARDIDTEVRRIIEEAYAKARGIIERKSEQINRMADLLLEKETIYAEDIERILGPAAQVPREDDDPKKGVVVADDDAASGTAAAPPDAPPAGTGTTQEGDAGSASGTKTAASGAANAEKSELK from the coding sequence ATGAATATGAACATGCCGAGGCCCTCGATGCTGTGGATCTACGGTCTGATCGGCGCGTTCATCATCGGCTGGTACGTATTCGGCGATGTCAACGACACGCCGCTGCCCAGCGACTGGACGACGGTCCGGGAGATGGTCGAAAAGGGCGACGTGGAGAAAATTCAGGTTGTGAACCGCGATCAGGCGCAGGTTTTTCTGAAGAAGGAAGCTGCCGAACAGTACCGCAGGGATACGGTGGACAAACGTTTCAAGCGGCTGCCCGAAACGGGCGTGCAGCTCACCTTTACGATCGGATCGGTCGATTCGTTTCGCGAAGATTTGAAGAACGCCGAGCAGCAGTCGGGACAGACCGTGCCGGTGGTCTATGAGAACAAAGCCAACGACTGGACCAACGTACTTGTCAACCTGCTGCCGTGGGTGTTGATTATCGGCGTTTGGATTTTCATCATGCGCTCGATGTCGCGCGGCGCCGGAGGCGGTGCGGGCGGCGGCATCATGAATGTCGGTAAAGCCAAGGCGCAGGTCTTCGACAAGGACGCTTCCAAGCGTGTGACGTTCAAGGATGTGGCCGGACTGGAGGAAGCCAAGGTCGAGATCATGGAGATCGTCGATTTCCTCAAGAAGTCGGAAAAGTACAAGGAACTGGGCGCCAAGATTCCCAAGGGCGCCCTGCTGGTAGGCCCTCCGGGAACGGGCAAGACGCTGCTGGCCAAAGCCGTGGCCGGCGAAGCCAACGTGCCGTTCCTTTCGATTTCGGGTTCCGATTTCGTGGAGATGTTCGTGGGTGTGGGCGCATCGCGTGTCCGTGACCTGTTCGAGCAGGCCAAGCAGAAGGCTCCCTGCATCGTCTTCATCGACGAGATCGACGCCATTGGCCGCGCCCGCGGCAAGAACGCCGGATTTTCGGGCAACGACGAACGTGAAAATACGCTGAATCAGCTCCTCACGGAGATGGACGGCTTCCAGACCAATACGGGCGTTATCGTCCTCGCGGCGACCAACCGCGCCGACATTCTCGACAAGGCGCTGATGCGCGCCGGGCGTTTCGACCGTCAGATCGAGGTGGGCCTGCCCGACGTCAAGGAGCGCGAGGCGATTTTCAACGTCCATCTGCGTCCGCTGAAACTCGATCCGCAGCTCGACCGTGAGTTCTTGGCGCGCCAGACGCCCGGTTTTTCGGGCGCCGACATCGCCAACGTCTGCAACGAAGCGGCGCTGATCGCCGCGCGGCACAACAAGAAATTCGTGTCGAAGGAGGATTTCCTCGCGGCCATCGACCGCATCGTGGGAGGTCTCGAAAAACCCAATATGCCGATGACGGCCGCCGAGCGGCGCGCCACGGCGATTCACGAAGCGGGGCACGCTACCGTCATGTGGTCGCTTCCCCAATGCGATCCCGTGCTGAAGGTCACGGTGGTTCCGCGCGGGCGGAGTCTGGGCGCGACGTGGTATGTGCCCGACGAACGCCGCATCCACGTTACCAACGAAGCCCTGCAGGAACGGCTGGCCGGGTTGCTGGGCGGCCGGATCGCCGAGGAGGTCAACTACGGAACGCTGGGCGCAGGCGCGCTGAGCGATCTGGAGCGGGCGACCGAGACGGCCTATGCGATGGTGGCCTATTACGGCATGAGCAAGAAGATCGGCCCGATCAGTTATTACGACTCGTCGGGCACGCGCGATACGTTTACCAAGCCTTTCAGCGAGCAGACGGCCCGCGACATCGATACGGAGGTGCGCCGCATCATCGAAGAGGCGTATGCCAAGGCGCGTGGCATCATCGAACGGAAAAGCGAACAGATCAACCGGATGGCGGACCTGCTGCTGGAGAAGGAGACGATCTATGCCGAGGATATCGAACGCATACTCGGCCCGGCGGCGCAGGTGCCGCGGGAGGATGACGACCCGAAAAAGGGTGTCGTCGTCGCCGACGACGATGCCGCGTCCGGAACGGCGGCTGCGCCGCCGGACGCTCCGCCGGCCGGGACCGGAACGACGCAGGAAGGCGATGCCGGAAGTGCGTCGGGAACGAAAACCGCCGCTTCGGGAGCCGCGAACGCCGAAAAATCCGAACTCAAGTAA
- a CDS encoding phosphatidate cytidylyltransferase, which produces MSEKMKNLMVRTLSGAVLAVVVLGAVIWSQWSFGALLLAMLVAGMLEFYGLAEKQGNAPQKIVGMAAGIVLFALNFAFVSDDIEILGGASQAFACGMAFMLLLIPAMFICELYRKQQNPASGIGTTLMGVCYIALPLSLMCYIPIIGSEVWTPWVMIFYIFIIWANDVFAYLVGMSVGRHRMFERLSPKKSWEGFFGGLAGAVAMGYAAARVLDADVWAWLGLALVAAATGVLGDLVESMFKRAAGVKDSGNLIPGHGGVLDRFDALLLSAPFVFVYMLFVM; this is translated from the coding sequence ATGAGTGAAAAAATGAAGAACCTCATGGTGCGTACACTGAGCGGCGCAGTCCTCGCAGTGGTGGTGCTGGGGGCCGTAATCTGGTCGCAGTGGAGTTTCGGCGCACTGTTGCTGGCGATGCTTGTCGCCGGCATGCTGGAATTTTACGGGCTGGCCGAAAAGCAGGGCAATGCCCCGCAAAAAATCGTGGGAATGGCGGCAGGCATCGTGCTTTTCGCGCTTAATTTCGCGTTCGTGTCGGACGACATCGAAATTCTGGGCGGCGCCAGTCAGGCTTTTGCCTGCGGAATGGCGTTTATGCTCCTGCTGATACCCGCGATGTTCATCTGCGAACTTTACCGCAAACAGCAGAATCCGGCTTCCGGAATCGGCACGACGCTGATGGGCGTCTGCTACATAGCATTGCCCCTTTCGCTGATGTGTTATATTCCGATCATCGGAAGCGAGGTGTGGACTCCGTGGGTGATGATTTTCTACATCTTCATCATCTGGGCCAACGACGTCTTCGCCTATCTGGTGGGAATGTCCGTCGGACGGCACCGCATGTTCGAGCGTCTTTCGCCCAAAAAGTCGTGGGAGGGATTCTTCGGCGGGCTGGCCGGCGCCGTGGCGATGGGCTATGCCGCCGCGCGGGTATTGGATGCCGATGTATGGGCGTGGCTCGGTCTGGCGCTGGTGGCGGCCGCAACGGGCGTGCTGGGCGATCTGGTGGAGTCGATGTTCAAACGCGCCGCGGGCGTCAAGGATTCGGGAAATCTGATCCCCGGACACGGCGGTGTGCTGGACCGCTTCGACGCCTTGCTGCTCTCGGCGCCG